Genomic window (Amaranthus tricolor cultivar Red isolate AtriRed21 chromosome 7, ASM2621246v1, whole genome shotgun sequence):
TATGACTGCACATAAAAAGTTACATATCTAGCAATGTTTGATTCACATCAAGTTATAGTTCAACTATCCATGTGAACTTTTACATGCCTCGGATGTTAGGTAAGCAAAATATTTCCTTTTTGTAGGAAGTAGGAATTTGTATGGAGTACAATTTCTTGGGCTTTAATCAACTAACTTTTGGGCTGTTGTATTTTCTGTGCAATTTGGTGTTAGGCAACTTCTTATACTTACTATAAGCTAtgccaatttttattttagatgcTAGGATTTtagttattgttttattttcagAATGTATAGTGTATGACCCTGATTTTGCGATTGTTGTAAATATTAGAAGAATACAAAAATGTAAATgagactaaaatgaaattatagaGTTTATTGGTGCAATATGAGGAAACAAAATACACAAGCTTTCTAGAGGCTTGCACTCTCCCAGGATATGAGTTTAAAACTTGCAAAATCTGAATACATTATATCTGATTTCATTCTCTACTGCCCCGTTctttatatatactaatttcTTTAACCaactatttatattaaaatacccATAATATCCTTATACCCAATGTATAACACTACTGATTGCCCAAAGtttcaccttgtcctcaaggtggacATAAAATGGGTCGTGCTATAACCAATATGGATGTGTAAAAATTTGGGTTGAAAGGCATTTGGCCTAAAAAGATTGGGTGAATatgggaaaagaaaaaattatcattCAAGAGCAAGGTTAGGCCTAGAAATAAATGGATGGTTTTAGTAAAGTACAAGTCTAATAGatggaattttagaaattttgtAATTAGTAATTGGTGAAAAAGAATGGCTTAAAGTCTGAAACAATTTAAAACTAATAAGCTAACTCTTTTGTGTAGGGctccttcttttcttttatgaatTTGTTAAATTACTGCTGCTAGATGTAGCTTCATTAGAAAAAAGTGTGTGACATGAAAGGAAATGAATTGAGGTTTCCAATGTTCAGCAAAAAAAAATGCGAGTGTAGAAGGCCAATTCTGACATGAAGTGACAACTCAAAATCAGATTTGAAATTGTGTCATTACTCCTATTTTCAACCATTGTACTGTCGGGTAATGTTGTGAGATGATCAAAAGGTGGGTCCCCTTTCTTTTTagattttcttatataaaattcTAAAGGGCAACATACCACTTCTTCTCCCTTAATCTCAATTATCTCCTGAAATTTTTTCATCACGTAATCCATAACCCATAAGCATACCTCAATCTTTCCCTTCCATGAAAAATTCCGCCACCTTTTGAAGGAACTTAGCCAGGGCTTTGTTAACGCTGCCTTCCTTCCCTTTCCTTGCGGTCTTCCTCGACTTACCCTCTCCGTTCAGAGCATCTCCGATCTTCATTTTCTTTGACGAGAGTTCCAGCTCCATCGGACCCACAACACACAAGGCCATCTCTTTTCATTTTTCACAGCCTGTCTCGAGCTCCTCCCGTGAAAACAAGTTGAAGGCATACATGGTAGCCTTGTCGACGAGTGAGCCACGACGTTTGCTTTCCAGATTAATCTTTTCTTCGGCTACATTTCTAGGTATTTTCCAAAGTGTGTTTTGTTTCTCATGCTTCTTGTTTTTTCCCTTTTCTTGAATTCTTGAGATTCACCTTTCTCAAATTCTTTGGCCAACAACCACGTATGATTCCAATTCTAGATTCTCCATCAAATTTCCTAAGGCCTCCATTATGTAAATCACATGCTACCTCTCTAAAATCATTAATGCCGTCCGTTGTTTCTCTTTTTGCTTCCCTAACAACTTCTCCTCTTTGGTTTTtgatcttcttcttcatctcctAGACTTTCATGTTTCATTTGTTTTATCATAAAAAGTATTGCTACTCATCTCATTCAACATCCCTTCGTTCCCTGTATTTTGAATAGTTTTACTattctctttcttcttcttgaaAGTAATATTCCAAGATTTTGAATCTTGTTGCATTTTCTTAACCTTCTTGTTTTGAAACTTTTCAAGGTCCTCCTTCACGTGCTTGTGCAATTCAATCATCAATTTGTTACACCACTTTAGTAATTTATATTGCTCTTTCTTTGTGCTAATTGCAGTTGTTTTGGTTTCTTGAGTTATCGTCCATGGCATAGCATCCAATACCATTTATAATAGACTGATTTTGCCGTTGTTGTGATTATTAGAAGAATACATAAATGTAAATGAGAATGAAATGAAATTGTAGAGTTTATTGATGCAATAGGAGGAAACAATATGCACAAGTTTTTGAGAGCCTTGCACTCTCCCAGGACATGAGTGTAAAACCCGCAAAATCTGAATACTATATATATGATAATCTGATATCATCTACTCCCACGTCctttatttatactaatttCTCTAACTAACTACTCATATTAAAATACCCATAATACCTTTATACCCGATATATCACAAACACCTCCAAAATTATTAGGCTTGGGGTGCAAGCAACTTTTTGCTTTGTCTTAAACATCTAATTGTTGAATTGTAGTTTAGAAAGCATGTGAGTAGTGTAATGCTGATATACTGGCATACTGCAGAAGATAGGAGCTTTGATAATGGAACTCAAATTTGTTGAATTTGTACTTGcagagttttgaagatgaagtaGTCAGCAATACTGTTCTAAGACTTGCGAGTCTGCAATGCTGGCATAGCTTGTCATATGGTCGTTTCCAGGTATAGTATGAAAATGTTATTAGTCCTCTCTATTTCTTTCTTACTAtgtccattttattttatttatcaagtTGGATTACTGTTGGTCAGATGGAGCTATGTCTAAATCCTGATTTGATAAAGAAATGGAAGAAAATGACTAAAGCAGAAGCCAAGAAAGCAAAAAAACGTGGAGAGGACTATGATCCATCTAATTCTCTAGAAGCAACGTTCTTGAGAAATCTCATGGTGGAGTTCTTGGTGGTATATGCCTATGcttgaatttgtcaaattttGGACTCTTTGAGATCTTTCATCGTTGTCAGCATACATTAAAATCTTACTTTCATTGTTCACAATGCAGATATTGGATTCCGAAGTGTTTTTCTCCGCACAACACGATGATTTAGATGGAAATAATTCAAATGGTTCCCAAGAAGTTGATGATGCTTGTGTCTTGTTTTGTGAGAGGTTTATGGAATTCCTTATTGATTTATTGAGTCAATTGCCAACCAGGAGGTATGATTGTGAACTTATAGAAATTCCCAAAATGTTTTAGATTTGCATTGGTCTCTAGGAATTTCACACCATAGTAAACATGATTAATTTTCTCTAGATTCTTGGGACAAACCTGCGGGGAGGGGTTCCATGTGGAGCGAAAGCAAAGCTCTAATAACTTctctttgtatgtttttcctgGAGTATATATGTTGATCACCTGTCTGTATGTTGAATATGAaagaagtatatttttatggGTAAAATTCAGTTATCAAAGGAATTTCTGAACTCGTGAATATATTCCGAGGTGAAACCAATCGTTGACAATTTGGAGCGTCGTGAGTTTCTAGTTATCTGATTATGTAGTCTATCCCACAATTTGCTTGACCTAGGTTTGGCTGAAAGATTGAGAATGTTTGAGAAAAAGAAGTGAAAACTATGTGTCTAGAAAAAGTTAGAGAAAATGCAAGAAAATGATAGAACATATAACCCAAGAATGAATTGGTGGGAATGGGTAGGCCAACACCAGATTGTTGCCTTTGTTGTCAGAAATTGATGATGAGGTTTGtgtaaaaaaaagataattaatatatatgttgttttaagcaaaataaaatgataattgatctttccaCATCAGCTACCTAATTTATCTGATTTTACCTGGAAAACAACTGTTTTCAAGGTTAATTGTTAAGGTAAGATAATATTATCCTTCTCTGTCAAAATGATGTTTTATAGTGGAATATAAGCTAATTCTTTAATAAATATTTGGATAACCTCATCATTCATtaaggatgaagaagaaaaggatAAAATTGGGAAATATAAGTTAGCCACGAGGAAGCTTTACTTTTATCTGTTGAGCAATCATTCAATCACTCCAAAGTGTCTTGAAAAGTTCATACTTCATAAATGTCTATTTTGGGAGGTGTCTATGTTTTTTAGATTTATCTAACTCCTTTCTTTTtactttcaacttttttttttgaaatcttACCTTGATATTTTTTCAGCATTGAATAGTTAAAAAGCCTCTAAAAGCTTCCCCAAAATTGTTTTTTCTAAATTCACAATCACATTTTATATTCATAAAATTTTTTACCCCcccaattattttaaatttcaaaaatcgTATTTCCTTGTAAGAATGTTTATAAAATTGTAAGTAGAATATATTTACCCTCAAGATACCCCACCTCAACCACTCCAACCTTGCCCCTAACCCAACTTTGACCCTCCCTACCTTCTGCGAACCACCTCTCTAGCCCTAAACCACCCTTCCCCCCCTTCAACCTAGATCACCCTCCTTCAGCTTACATGAACACTGTCCATCCTTAATTTCCTTCCCCCCATTCTTGATAAAGCTTGCTCCAGGACAACTTTTATCTCAAATGTCCAAAACCCCACACGAAAAGTTTTAATCTAGAGGTTTTCATGAGTTATTTTGCCGCACAAGTCAGGTTTTCTGGTTGGGGCTTGGGGATTTCGGCTGTGGAAAGTGGTGGTTTCCAGCGTCGAGGAGGCTTTTTTATGGTGGGGGGATTGAGAAGGAAGTTCAGGGGTTTAGGCAATTGTTTTGTGAATGAGGGAGGGTGTCTGGATAAGGGGAGCTGGGGGAGGGTGGTCTGTGGGAGGCGCTGTAGGCTGGTGATTGGGGTTAAGTTGGGGAGGGGGTTGGGTGCTTGAGATGGAGGGCTTGCAGTTTCTGTTAGGGTATTTTTAAAAGTTCAACCATCaaacattttttcaaaaaagatagCCAATCACAGTGTCACGTCACCCTAGTGAACTACGAAAACAAATTCCTTCAATGCATAAAGCAAAGGGGAGGGGGTTGGGTGCCTGTGATGAACGGGCCCCAGTGGCTGTgagggtatttttttttttttttaatattttacttcTCAATGATCAAAACATTTTTCAATGAAATAAGAGGAATGATGAATCTGTCATGTCACCCTAGTGACCTGCAGCCTGCTAAACACGTTCCTTCAGATCAACAGTTCATGTTTGAAAAATACAGTTAATAGTTGGATGCTTAGGCGACCGGAAACCCTATAGTTAGGATTGTTTTTGCCGGATATCCCATGATTGGGTAATTATTAGCTTCATTACTGTCTTACTGATTGCTTCCCAATTCTTTGCTCAACATAGTTAGTTTTTtacttatcatttttattaatttatttaatgttttgtCAAATTGTGTGATTTGATCTCAATGGAGCCAAAGATTCATCGTTCTTTGGTCTAGATTTAAATGGACTATAGTACAGTAGCTTATGGAATCATGGGCACTTAGCTATGTGAAATATGATTATGTTTGTTATCAAGGgtcaattggaaacaacctTTTTTGTTACATCTGACCTTCAAAACTTTTCCTGGGTGGCTTTGAGAGCCTATGTAGGAATTACTTAATGTCATAAAGATATGTTGTATCTTATGTCTGTGTTTGTCTGTGGCAGGTACTTGAGGCCTTTAGTGGCTGATGTTGCGGTTGTTGCTAAATGTCATTTAAGTGCGCTTTATACTCATGCAAGGGGAAAATTGTTTTCACAATTGGTTGACTTGCTACAATTTTACGAAACTTTTGAGATCAACGATCACGAAGGGACACAATTGACTGACGATGAGGTCCTTCAAGCGCATTATGAGCGCTTTCAATCTTTTCAATTGCTTGCTTTTAAGAGAATCCCAAAGGTTTGTGGATGTTGATGGTGTTGATTAAGTTATATATAGTTTTTTTCACTTGTCAaggttatttttatataattaattttgtgaATGCATTGCTGTTTGTCAGTTGAGAGAGCTGGCTCTAGCTAACGTTGGTGCAATACACAAGCGTGTTGATCTCTCTAAGAAACTGTCTGTTCTTGCACCTAAAGAGCTCCAGGATTTAGTGTGTTCTAAGGTTTGtttttcactttaaaataaatgcTAGTCTGTGGACAGTGGTTTTAGACTTCGTTTTGATGTGCTTCATGTTTCTTTAGTGTGCTAATtgcttttcccttttttttttccttgagttCAGCTCAAACTAATTTCAAAGAACGATCCATGGTCAGCGAGGGTTGATTTTCTTATTGAAATTATGGTTTCCTTTTTCGAGAAACAGAAGTCTCAGAAGGAAGCCATAAATGCTCTCCCACTATATCCTAATGAGCAAATCATGTGGGATAAAAGCCTTGTACCAAGCATTAACTACTCTGGAGAAGGATGTCTGGCTCTCCCAAAACTTAACCTTCAGTTTTTAACCCTTCATGACTATTTATTGAgaaattttaatctttttcgtCTCGAGTCAACATATGAAATACGAGAGGATATTCAGGAAGCTGTGCCACATCTTCTTGCCTATATCAATAACGAAGGGGAAACAGCTTTCCGTGGTTGGTCAAGAATGGCTGTACCAATAAGGGAATTCAAGATTACTGAGGTGAAGCAACCTAACATTGGGGAGGTGAAACCTGCAGCAGTAACAGCAGCAATTACTTATAGTATTTCTAGTTATAGAGCACACATCAGATCTGAATGGGATGGACTTAAAGAGCATGATGTTCTGTTTTTGCTTTCTATACGCCCTTCATTTGAGCCATTGAGTGCAGAGGAAGCTTCTAAGGCAACTGTTCCTCAACGTCTTGGTCTTCAGTGTGTACGCGGATGTGAAGTAATAGAGATTCGAGACGAGGAAGGGGGCTTGATGAATGATTTTACCGGAAGAATTAAACGTGAAGACTGGAAACCTCCCAAAGGTGAACTTAGAACTGTAACAGTTGCTCTAGACGCAGCACAATACCACATGGATGTTACAGATATTGCAGAGAATGGAGCTGAAGATGTGTATGGAACATTTAATGTGCTGATGCGCAGAAAgccaaaagaaaataattttaaggCAATTTTAGAATCCATTCGAGATCTTATGAATGAAACATGTATAGTTCCTGATTGGTTGCACAATATATTTTTGGGTTATGGAAACCCCTCAGCTGCCCAATGGACTAACATGCCCGACCTTCTAGAGATTGTAGATTTTAAGGATACTTTCTTGGATGCTGATCATTTGAGAAACAGTTTTTCGAACTATCAGGTATGTGAATCGTAATTTTTGTAAAGCTTGTAATGCAGTTTTGCTAATGTCAATGTCACATTTCTTTATGGTTCTTTCTCGTGCTGACCTTTTGGTTTCAGATATCTTTCACTGATCCAGACGGTTCAGAAAATCTGTGTCCAGAGCCTCCATTTCGAATTAGGCttccaaaaacgctgaaaagcAATGCTGAAGCTCTTCCTGGAAATAAATCATCTATATCTGCTTCTGTTGATGGTGACACTACAGCAATTCAAGAAAGACTTGTTGTTGAGTCTTATATTCCTCCTGATCCGGGTCCTTACCCACAGGACAAGCCGAAACAAAATACAGTCAGGTTTACCCCTACTCAGGTACTTTCCTTTACTACCTTAAAGAAACAATGCCTGATCTCCTGAAAATACATTTTGGAGAAAATATTGTAGAAACATTGATGTTGCTATAATTTTTTGAGATGCATAGCCACTTTCCTTTTGCACTTTTGGTCATGggtaaaattaaatttagggTACTTTTAGATACCAAACTTTGTAacataatttgttttgttttgccaATGCATTACTAAATAGCTTAGTTTTTTTAATCATAACTGTCCactatgtttatattttttttaaagaaataaaacaaataccTAAAAGGAACCATCTACATCAACTGTCCGAGTTCTCAACTATTGGTTCTCTTCTCAAAATAACCGCTACAACATGATTGACTCTGAATAATTCTTACTAAAGACCCATCCTTCTCAAAAATAGACTTAGTATTTTGTTTATCTATTCAATGGGTGAAGTTGATTGTGTCAATAAACTCGATATTTCATTGTGTATAACTCACCCTCTTGTCTAGCTCTTTCCTTCCACTTCTTCGTAGCAATCCTAAATCCCTTTCTAAGCAATACCACCTCTTCTGAGCTCTCAGTGCTTTGGAGGGAGCATTCATCCGACAATGGGAGGTCAAACACTAGCCCAAGTTCCAAGTTTTGTAAGGGTGTAGTTAGTGGGGTGCCCCACCTATAACAATCCCTAGTATACTTTTTGAAAGAAAGCTCACTTTTCTTCCTCTATATCGATACATCTATATTGTTAGGTTGTGATCTTATAATTGATTGTAAGACAGAGAAATAGAGTTGGGCTTTTGTTGTTATGCTAAAAAAATTGTTTCTGGGGGTGGGGGGGTATACTAGTATCATACTATTATTGACATTATTGGTTTTGATGGTTGAAGTCCCTGATCACAACTCACAACACAAAAGTATACTACCATGAATTTActtcttatttgattaatttaatttgtgtatttgatttattcatttttattctctggcttaataaacattttactGATATGAAAGAAGAAATGGGGAGTCAATGGGTAGTGGTAACTATTGATAATGATGGGGGCTTTTAAAGTTCTGATTGTGCCATAGAGGGATTGTGACTTGTGAGCAGCAATGAACACTTCTTGTGCTATGGTGGTGTTAACGAAGGATGCAGAGAAAGGGGGCTAAAGCGTGTTAGCTTAGAAAAgcatggtggtggtggtggtgttaAATGAGAGAAAGAGAAGCTTTATATTGGAATTACCTTGGACTATTTTAAGAACGGTTAGGAACAACCACCAATAGTTGGAATTATTGACATTTCATTTGATCCATCCAACTCTTATTTTATTCATCCCCCCTTTGGTTCTTCCCACTTGAAAATTCAGAAATACAAAATAACTGGTTGCAAAttttgagtactttgaataATTCTCAACGTCGAATGGAAGGTAAAATGATGACGAAAAatgatggaaagacttgtgcTTGACCAAGTACATGTGCTTAAAGGAACCGAGCAAGACATGAAAGTTTATAACCACAAAATTGCTCTAGTGCTAGCCAAATGACTCATGACTTGAGTCCGTCGAGTGAGGGTGCTTGATCGTGTGAGCTAGCTTGACTCGGTCGTTTTTGGTTTTGAGAAATCTTGGATATGGGCTCGATTGAGCCTTTTTATTCAACGTAATCAAGTGGGCCTACGGACATGTATTTTTGTGTAAATTATGTTTTTGTGATGAACAACTTGAAACTGTATAAACAAGGCATTATTTGGACATGAGACATTTCGAAACACAGTAAGAGATGTGAAAACAAGCATATCATGGATGCACAACCTCTATATTCAACAAACAAATAGAAACTTTTACATAAGAAAAATGGAATAGCATTTTCTAATTTTCTCTCACACAAGTGGTTCACAAGGAACTTTTGCAATCCCTTgtctaattatattattttatttgtcttgTGCATGAATCATATGTTCTTCTACAAGATTTCTAGTGCTAGGAAATTTTGTGTGCTTAGTTGCATCTCAaagtaaattttcattttacgAACCCATAGCACTTTACGAACGAAATATTGTTTTAAGAAAGTTCCAAGTAATGCCTCTATctagtataaaaaatataacatacgATGCCAACCCAATTTTTCAATATTGTTCTTTATTTCATATTGTGCATGATTCATGTACAGGGATTGATTATCACTCACAAGGATTAAAGCAAGAATAAATATAGATGAATGATGTTAGTTTGTGATCAAATTCATGACCGAAGTTTGTGATTGTAAAGATTATAAGAAGTTTCATAACATTCATTTGGTGTTGGTGCTATATAATATTCTCATTCAAGTTTGTGTACAAAGCCCAAACATTACATATTTGTCACATTAGTTGCACTGAAAAATAGAAAACTAAACAGtgataatttcaatttctaCCACATAAACTCCAGCTCATGAATAGGAGCATAACTTTTGGGAATGTATTCCGTGGTCCTAATATTTAGTGATTTGTGTATCTTCATTTTCTCAGTCTCATCGTATCATCCAGTATTCTAAAAGACTTGTTTCCATAAATATGTGATCCACTTGGCAAGAAAAACAAGGTTGTCTGAAGCCTAAAAACCATAAACTTCATGTTTGGAAACAAACCTGGGCTTTTTGTGCTTTCGATTTTGATGATGCTTACCGTTTGCAAATGAACTTGAACCTGCTCAAGCTACCTTTAACATCAGTTTAATATTACTTCAAAAAATGAGAAGCAATTAAAAGTTCTTATTGCACGAGAAAGTAAATTTCATCTAGCCCGTATATTTTCAACAAGAAATCAGACCAGAAACACAGCATAGTTTTTTTCAACAAGCGACGCTTATAACAGAAAAACATTGCATATCCCTTCCCCCGGAAGAATACTATAAAAGAAGCAGATCAAGTGGAACTTGTGTCACAAATTATTGGTAGTACTAGTAATTTACATATGGCATAATTGATAACAAAATCTACGAAATGGTGATCTCattaagaaattttttaaaagtgaGCAAGAATTTCTAACGATCATTGGGTACAAAGGCTAATAAGAGGTAAGGGAGGAGGTGATGTTGTAAATGGAAGTTGCAGTTTAGTTTTAAGGTAGGGCTTAGGGATTCTTGTGGTTGAGTGAGTCATGTGATTTGATGAAAGAGCCTTCAAGTATCACTTCTACTTTATTTGCTGATACTACATGCTGTAATAATcaatgtttttgtttgtttaggttgtaatttatttgtcaaaatattGGAAGCCTGATTAAAGGACAATGGGAGCTGGGAAGATTAAGAAGAGAGGAGAGATGATATTAGAGCCAAAATATGTTGGTCTATGGTTATATTAACAGACGTTGAACTCCAATTATCTTTAACTGAAAGTTCACGTCTTATATGCTGCATTGCTGCATTAACTTTATGTGCACTGAACTGTTATAAGTATATGTAAATAAGGTGCTAAGCGCTTCAGTCTACTAATTTTAAGGACACTATAATTGATTTCTGAATGTATATTTTGTTTTCCTGTTTATCAGGTTGGGGCAATTATCTCTGGTGTGCAGCCAGGCTTGACAATGGTGGTAGGTCCACCTGGTACTGGAAAAACTGATACTGCTGTGcaaattttaaatgttctttATCACAACTGTCCTTCTCAGAGAACATTAATTATAACACACTCCAATCAGGCTCTCAACGATCTATTTGAAAAGATAATGGAGGTAGCTCCCGACTTCCTGTTGCTTGTTTACTGACATTCTGATTAATCTTTGAGTAATGTTTCTCTTATGTCTGTTTCATCTGTTCTTAAATTGTTCTCTTCTCTTTTGGTTAGAGAGATGTGCCTGTTCGCTATCTTCTTCGATTAGGACAAGGTGAGCAAGAGTTAGCAACTGATCTAGACTTCAGTCGTCAAGGTCGTGTCAATGCAATGCTTGTGCGACGTTTGGAACTGCTTGGTGAGGTGGAGCGGCTAGCACGTTCACTTCAGCTTCCTGAGGATGTGGGCTATACCTGTGAAACAGCTGGTTACTTTTGGTTGCTTCATGTCTACTCACGGTGGGAGCAATTTCTTGCTGCTTGTGCTGATAATAAAGAGAAACCAACTTTTGTTCAAGATCGATTCCCATTCAAAGAGTTCTTTTCTAATGCTCCTCAGCCCATCTTTAGTGGAGAGTCCTTTGATAAGGATATGCGGGCTGCCAAAGGTTGCTTTCGCCATCTCAAAACTATGTTTCAGGAGCTTGAAGAGTGTAGGGCATTTGAATTGCTGAAATCAACTGTGGATAGAGCAAACTACCTAATGACTAAACAGGCAAAAATTGTTGCTATGACTTGCACACATGCGGCTCTCAAGAGGAAGGATTTTCTTCAGTTAGGATTTAAGTATGATAACCTGTTAATGGAAGAAAGTGCACAAATCCTGGAAATTGAGACTTTTATTCCAATGTTATTGCAGCGACAGGAAGATGGTTATGCACGTCTTAAGCGGTGTATATTAATTGGTGATCATCACCAGCTGCCTCCTGTTGTAAAGAACATGGCCTTTCAGAAGTAT
Coding sequences:
- the LOC130818841 gene encoding uncharacterized protein LOC130818841, with product MTKVYGTGVYDFKRHRVAEYPLEISHNINPESIPLSNAPNSISLAEIKKDPLTKIAADNWLNSNPTNTFNAELVKDIYNKELLVKTGRKPVPLQRVMILEISQYLEKYLWPHFDAQTATFEHVMSMILMINEKFRENVAAWVCFHDRKDVFKSFLESVLRLKDQADRFSIAEKTNYLVFMINVFQSFEDEVVSNTVLRLASLQCWHSLSYGRFQMELCLNPDLIKKWKKMTKAEAKKAKKRGEDYDPSNSLEATFLRNLMVEFLVILDSEVFFSAQHDDLDGNNSNGSQEVDDACVLFCERFMEFLIDLLSQLPTRRYLRPLVADVAVVAKCHLSALYTHARGKLFSQLVDLLQFYETFEINDHEGTQLTDDEVLQAHYERFQSFQLLAFKRIPKLRELALANVGAIHKRVDLSKKLSVLAPKELQDLVCSKLKLISKNDPWSARVDFLIEIMVSFFEKQKSQKEAINALPLYPNEQIMWDKSLVPSINYSGEGCLALPKLNLQFLTLHDYLLRNFNLFRLESTYEIREDIQEAVPHLLAYINNEGETAFRGWSRMAVPIREFKITEVKQPNIGEVKPAAVTAAITYSISSYRAHIRSEWDGLKEHDVLFLLSIRPSFEPLSAEEASKATVPQRLGLQCVRGCEVIEIRDEEGGLMNDFTGRIKREDWKPPKGELRTVTVALDAAQYHMDVTDIAENGAEDVYGTFNVLMRRKPKENNFKAILESIRDLMNETCIVPDWLHNIFLGYGNPSAAQWTNMPDLLEIVDFKDTFLDADHLRNSFSNYQISFTDPDGSENLCPEPPFRIRLPKTLKSNAEALPGNKSSISASVDGDTTAIQERLVVESYIPPDPGPYPQDKPKQNTVRFTPTQVGAIISGVQPGLTMVVGPPGTGKTDTAVQILNVLYHNCPSQRTLIITHSNQALNDLFEKIMERDVPVRYLLRLGQGEQELATDLDFSRQGRVNAMLVRRLELLGEVERLARSLQLPEDVGYTCETAGYFWLLHVYSRWEQFLAACADNKEKPTFVQDRFPFKEFFSNAPQPIFSGESFDKDMRAAKGCFRHLKTMFQELEECRAFELLKSTVDRANYLMTKQAKIVAMTCTHAALKRKDFLQLGFKYDNLLMEESAQILEIETFIPMLLQRQEDGYARLKRCILIGDHHQLPPVVKNMAFQKYSHMDQSLFTRFVRLGIPYIELNAQGRARPSIAKLYNWRYRELGDLPYVKQEPIFLRANSGFSYDYQLVDVPDYNGKGESAPSPWFYQNEGEAEYIVGVYIYMRLLGYPANKISILTTYNGQKFLIRDVISRRCVPYGFIGPPNKVTTVDKFQGQQNDFILLSLVRTRFVGHLRDVRRLVVAMSRARLGLYVFCRRSLFEQCYELQPTFQRLLQRPDHLALNLMENTPFTERGIEDTGPVYLVSGVDEMSNIVNSKMHQIDQARMMSIHYNMMYVGQGDASVVQSFQNGQQNLTSVNDMDSESSVLENGVNGDIPPGSEVTNMEEEKSGQNGAVAVEDLADGDVPAASNMEE